Proteins from a genomic interval of Stigmatella erecta:
- the trpD gene encoding anthranilate phosphoribosyltransferase, producing MTLKEALGIVLSRRDLTREEMTAVMGVMLAGEATSAQVGALAAALRMKGETEDEILGAAEAMRERAAKLPVKAEVVLDTCGTGGDGAHTFNISTAVAFVAAGAGVTVAKHGNRAISSRCGSADVLEALGLPMSRPHASIARDIEEHGLGFLFAPAHHSTMRHVAQARREMGFHNLFNLLGPLTNPAGARYQLLGTFAGERLSQTARVLKRLGSQRAWVVHGQDGLDEISPCCPSDIADLREDGTVRLFTVVPEDVGLERVPPSAIAGGDAPENARMLRALLDGEHSGVRTAVLLNAGAALVVVGKAADLREGVQRAAESIDSGAAARKLAALIQGAVSEKQE from the coding sequence CATGGGCGTCATGCTGGCCGGCGAGGCCACGTCCGCCCAGGTGGGCGCGCTGGCCGCCGCGCTCCGGATGAAGGGCGAGACCGAGGATGAGATTCTCGGGGCCGCCGAGGCCATGCGCGAGCGCGCGGCCAAGCTGCCCGTCAAGGCCGAGGTGGTGCTGGACACGTGCGGCACCGGCGGCGACGGCGCCCACACCTTCAACATCTCCACCGCGGTGGCCTTCGTGGCCGCGGGGGCCGGGGTGACGGTGGCCAAGCACGGCAACCGCGCCATCTCCAGCCGCTGCGGCAGCGCGGACGTGCTGGAGGCCCTGGGGCTGCCCATGAGCCGGCCCCATGCGTCCATCGCCCGCGACATCGAGGAGCACGGGCTGGGCTTCCTCTTCGCCCCCGCGCACCACAGCACCATGCGCCACGTGGCCCAGGCCCGCCGGGAGATGGGGTTCCACAACCTCTTCAACCTGCTGGGGCCGCTGACGAACCCCGCCGGGGCGCGCTACCAGCTCTTGGGCACCTTCGCCGGCGAGCGCCTGTCGCAGACGGCGCGCGTGCTCAAGCGCCTGGGCAGCCAGCGCGCGTGGGTGGTCCACGGCCAGGACGGGCTGGATGAAATCTCGCCCTGCTGCCCGTCCGACATCGCGGACCTCCGCGAGGACGGCACGGTGCGCCTGTTCACCGTCGTTCCCGAGGACGTGGGGCTGGAGCGGGTGCCGCCCTCGGCCATCGCCGGCGGGGACGCGCCAGAGAACGCGCGCATGCTCCGGGCGCTGCTGGACGGAGAGCACTCCGGGGTGCGCACCGCGGTGCTGCTCAACGCCGGGGCCGCGCTGGTCGTCGTGGGAAAAGCAGCCGATTTGCGCGAGGGTGTCCAGCGGGCCGCGGAGTCCATCGACTCCGGGGCCGCGGCGCGCAAGCTCGCGGCACTCATTCAGGGAGCCGTCTCGGAGAAACAGGAATGA